A portion of the Glycine max cultivar Williams 82 chromosome 10, Glycine_max_v4.0, whole genome shotgun sequence genome contains these proteins:
- the LOC102665658 gene encoding mechanosensitive ion channel protein 6 — translation MQSIRKSFKSYGSYNKHSRFFGAGNTDPEHEQLPILLDQQTLRQSAMPAGDYVVKINEDGSEAPQDNKIWRESSYEFWNNDTTTTTTTTTIPGSSEESFDFRHSEDPPSQLIGRFLHKQRASGEMQLDMDLEMEELQREGGDDDDDGKLTPVEESPMTHRVSRELKVSFEEPAYNVNFLETQNDAVRRRHSKDSPSLAEFQRPPQPPQYDRRRSPSPSPACGDEVVRCTSNASFERNLSMQRKSALLKAKTRSRLMDPPEEPDRKSGRVLKSGQLLSGFLGKKNDEEDDDPFLEEDLPDEFKETHFSLWILLEWLSLISIIGLLITTLCVPFLRNKNLWQLRLWKWEVMVLVLICGRLVSDWVVRIAVFCIERNFLLRKRVLYFVYGVRKAVQNCVWLGLVLIAWHLLFDKRVQRETHSDFLEYVTKVLVCFLVGTLVWLLKTLMVKVLASSFHVSTYFDRIQESLFNQFVIETLSGPPLVEIQKAEEEEERLADEVQKLQNAGVTIPPDLRASAFSNIKSGRLRSGMLQKSPRVKSGKFSRPLSKKSDEGNVITMDNLHKLNPNNISAWNMKRLMNMVRHGALSTLDEQILDNSNDDDNATQIRSEYEAKAAAKKIFHNVARRGCRYIYPDDLMRFMREDEAAKTMNLFEGASEAGKISKSALKNWVVNAFRERRALALTLNDTKTAVNKLHRMLNFIVGIIILVIWLLILELATTKFLLFVSSQVVVVAFIFGNTCKTIFEAIIFLFVMHPFDVGDRCEIDGVQMVVEEMNILTTIFLRFDNQKVIIPNNVLATKAIYNYYRSPDMGDAIEFCVHISTPVEKISLIKHRIQSYIDNKKEHWYPSPLIVYRDYDQLNMVRLAIWPTHRMNFQDMGERFVRRSLLLEEMIKIFRELDINYRLLPMDINVRATPTTSDRLPPSWTSVPTPS, via the exons ATGCAATCTATCAGGAAGTCCTTTAAATCTTATGGTTCCTACAACAAACATTCTAGGTTTTTTGGCGCCGGAAACACCGATCCCGAACACGAGCAACTCCCCATTCTCCTCGACCAGCAAACCCTCCGCCAATCCGCCATGCCCGCCGGTGACTACGTCGTCAAAATCAACGAGGACGGAAGCGAGGCCCCTCAGGACAACAAGATTTGGCGCGAGTCCAGCTACGAATTCTGGAATAAcgacaccaccaccaccaccaccaccaccaccatcccTGGCAGCAGCGAAGAGAGCTTCGATTTCCGCCATTCGGAGGACCCGCCGTCGCAGCTGATCGGACGCTTCCTCCACAAGCAGCGAGCCTCCGGCGAGATGCAGCTCGACATGGATTTGGAGATGGAGGAGCTGCAGCGCGAAGGCggcgacgacgacgacgacggaAAGTTAACGCCGGTTGAGGAATCTCCGATGACACACCGCGTCTCGAGAGAGCTCAAGGTTTCCTTCGAGGAACCTGCCTACAATGTGAATTTCCTCGAAACGCAAAACGACGCCGTCAGAAGAAGGCACAGCAAGGACTCGCCGTCTCTCGCGGAGTTCCAACGCCCTCCCCAACCGCCGCAATACGACCGTCGCCGGTCTCCCTCGCCGTCGCCAGCCTGCGGCGACGAGGTTGTTCGGTGCACCTCGAACGCTTCCTTCGAAAGAAACCTTTCCATGCAGAGAAAATCGGCCTTGTTGAAGGCCAAAACGAGGTCTAGGCTAATGGACCCGCCCGAAGAACCCGACAGAAAATCGGGTCGTGTTTTAAAATCGGGCCAACTCCTATCCGGGTTTTTGGGGAAGAAGAATGACGAAGAGGATGATGATCCGTTTTTGGAAGAGGATCTTCCTGATGAGTTTAAGGAGACTCATTTCAGCTTGTGGATTCTTCTCGAGTGGTTGAGTTTGATTTCGATCATTGGGTTGTTGATAACCACCCTTTGTGTTCCCTTTCTGAGGAACAAGAATCTGTGGCAGCTTAGGTTGTGGAAATGGGAGGTTATGGTTTTGGTTTTGATCTGTGGCAGGTTGGTGTCTGATTGGGTTGTTAGGATTGCTGTGTTCTGCATTGAGAGAAACTTCCTTTTGAGGAAGAGGGTATTGTATTTTGTGTATGGTGTGAGGAAGGCTGTTCAGAATTGTGTTTGGTTGGGGCTTGTGTTGATTGCTTGGCATTTGTTGTTTGACAAGAGGGTGCAGAGGGAGACCCACAGTGATTTCCTCGAGTATGTGACTAAGGTGTTGGTGTGTTTCCTTGTGGGGACTTTGGTGTGGTTGTTGAAGACCCTTATGGTGAAGGTGTTGGCTTCCTCTTTTCATGTGAGTACCTACTTTGACAGGATTCAGGAGTCGCTGTTTAATCAGTTTGTGATTGAGACGCTTTCAGGGCCGCCTTTGGTGGAGATTCAGAAGGccgaggaggaggaggagaggcTTGCTGATGAGGTTCAGAAGCTTCAGAATGCTGGGGTTACCATACCCCCTGATCTTAGGGCATCTGCTTTTTCTAATATTAAGAGTGGCAGGCTGAGGAGTGGAATGCTGCAGAAAAGCCCCAGAGTTAAGAGCGGCAAGTTTTCGCGGCCACTTTCCAAGAAGTCTGATGAGGGGAATGTGATCACTATGGATAATCTGCATAAGCTCAATCCCAATAATATCTCTGCCTGGAATATGAAAAGGTTGATGAACATGGTCCGGCATGGGGCTCTTTCTACCCTGGATGAACAGATTCTTGATAACTCGAATGATGACGACAATGCCACGCAAATTAGAAGTGAATACGAGGCAAAGGCTGCAGCTAAGAAAATATTTCACAATGTTGCTAGGCGCGGCTGCAG GTATATATACCCGGATGACTTGATGCGGTTTATGCGAGAAGATGAAGCTGCAAAAACCATGAATCTCTTTGAAGGAGCTTCTGAAGCTGGGAAAATCAGCAAATCAGCCTTGAAGAACTGGGTG GTTAATGCCTTCAGGGAAAGGAGAGCACTTGCTTTGACATTGAATGATACCAAAACGGCAGTGAACAAACTTCATCGAATGCTCAATTTTATAGTTGGAATTATTATACTGGTTATTTGGCTCTTGATATTGGAACTTGCCACCACCAAATTTCTTCTCTTTGTGAGCTCACAGGTTGTCGTGGTTGCATTTATATTTGGAAACACCTGCAAGACCATATTTGAagcaattattttcttatttgtcaTGCACCCATTTGATGTGGGAGATAGATGTGAAATTGATGGGGTTCAG ATGGTTGTAGAAGAAATGAACATATTGACAACCATATTTCTGAGATTTGATAATCAAAAGGTCATCATCCCTAACAATGTCCTTGCTACCAAGGCCATATATAACTATTACCGGAGTCCTGACATGGGAGATGCTATCGAATTCTGTGTACATATATCTACCCCAGTTGAAAAGATTTCACTCATTAAACACAGAATACAAAG TTACATTGATAACAAGAAGGAGCACTGGTATCCTTCACCTTTGATTGTATACAGGGATTATGACCAATTAAACATGGTGAGGTTGGCTATCTGGCCAACTCATAGAATGAACTTCCAAGACATGGGAGAAAGGTTTGTGAGGAGATCCCTTTTGCTTGAAGAGATGATCAAGATTTTCAGGGAGCTTGACATTAATTACCGGCTCTTGCCCATGGACATTAATGTGAGAGCCACTCCTACCACTTCTGATCGGCTTCCACCTAGTTGGACATCAGTTCCAACTCCAAGTTGA